A genomic stretch from Heterodontus francisci isolate sHetFra1 chromosome 23, sHetFra1.hap1, whole genome shotgun sequence includes:
- the gal3st1a gene encoding galactosylceramide sulfotransferase isoform X4, with protein MVKQVKQWKSMCKGLVLGTLLTTCMILLYSYAAPPRQFSLQEIHVPYSCSYKSAHARNVPRMNGSHFTSELSKTCTPKEDILFMKTHKTASSTILNILFRFGQKHRLKFAFPNGRNDFYYPSYFDRSQVKDYRPGICFNIICNHMRFNYEEVHKLLPADTVYFTILRNPAYLFESSFHYFGRVIPFTWKISGEDKLAEFLKEPNRYYDPSGFNSHYLKNLLFFDFGYDNNLNINDPKVKKHIKTIDERFQLVMLLEHFDESLILLKDVMCWDLDDILYFKLNVRKDSTVSRMTGELYEKATNWNKIDSMLYQYFNATFWRKVEQYGFERMQRDVEELRRRNDNMQSICIEGGRPVDANAIQEASLQPWQPLGERSIMGYNLKKNISRKHRKLCRKMLTPELQYLTELGVNLWITKLWSYIRDLLKW; from the coding sequence aaTTCATGTTCCTTATTCCTGCTCTTATAAATCTGCACATGCCAGGAATGTCCCCCGGATGAATGGTTCTCATTTCACCTCTGAACTaagtaaaacctgcacccctaaagaAGATATCTTGTTCATGAAGACACACAAGACTGCTAGTAGCACTATCCTCAACATCCTCTTCCGTTTTGGGCAGAAACACCGCCTGAAATTTGCTTTTCCCAATGGCAGGAATGATTTTTACTACCCGTCCTACTTCGACAGGAGCCAAGTGAAGGATTACAGGCCGGGTATATGTTTCAATATCATCTGTAATCATATGAGGTTTAACTATGAAGAGGTCCACAAGCTACTGCCTGCAGACACTGTTTATTTCACCATCCTCAGGAACCCTGCTTATTTATTTGAGTCATCTTTTCATTATTTTGGTCGAGTGATCCCTTTCACCTGGAAAATAAGTGGAGAGGACAAACTGGCTGAATTCCTCAAGGAACCCAACCGATATTATGATCCAAGTGGTTTCAACTCCCATTACTTGAAAAATCTGCTATTTTTTGACTTTGGCTATGATAATAacttgaatattaatgatcccaaagTAAAAAAGCACATTAAAACTATAGATGAAAGATTCCAGCTGGTGATGCTCCTAGAACATTTTGATGAATCCCTTATTCTTTTGAAGGATGTAATGTGCTGGGACCTGGATGATATTTTGTATTTTAAGTTAAATGTACGAAAAGATTCCACTGTATCAAGAATGACTGGAGAACTATATGAAAAGGCAACAAACTGGAACAAAATTGACTCCATGTTATACCAATACTTCAATGCTACCTTCTGGAGAAAAGTGGAACAGTATGGGTTTGAACGCATGCAGCGTGATGTGGAAGAATTGCGCAGGCGCAATGATAACATGCAGTCAATTTGCATAGAGGGCGGGCGCCCTGTGGATGCAAACGCCATTCAAGAGGCATCCTTGCAGCCATGGCAACCACTAGGTGAGCGCTCCATCATGGGCTACAACCTCAAGAAGAACATCAGCAGAAAACACAGGAAGCTCTGCAGGAAAATGCTCACCCCTGAGCTACAATATCTGACTGAATTAGGAGTTAATCTATGGATAACAAAACTATGGTCCTATATCAGGGATTTGTTAAAATGGTAG
- the gal3st1a gene encoding galactosylceramide sulfotransferase isoform X5 yields the protein MISVGSLAILLVIGVVGKNQTVLQHGVIHSCSNSTLTVHVSMDFFNSLDVSAFRLGNCPPSSYNSLRVLTFQYGLEDCRAGRLVTDKERVYWNYLKYEAPGMEQPQLNTRLECRYTVDKVPVPSTAFPVIGLLTGDGNLLFSMKIMTDDWTAERPNSVFFLGASINLEASVIATFHQELRLYMEECIATPTSSLAKSPENYTIINNYGCLIDGKTGNSKYLPRSDGSLLQFVVQAFKFLHLEDADIYIHCKALIWDPNLDASQLNKACSFDQQTESWQLLDAPLQSSLCDCCNTICQPTQSRHKRAEELKTSISHIIKVGPLRVHSVQSGSKTSVKIPGGKQIMLLATPLLACFLGVLFLFLYKWKIQHVY from the exons ATGATTTCGGTCGGGAGTTTAGCGATACTTTTGGTGATTGGTGTGGTGGGAAAGAATCAAACAG TTCTTCAGCATGGGGTTATCCATTCCTGCAGTAATTCGACCCTGACTGTTCATGTATCGATGGATTTCTTCAATAGCCTTGATGTCTCAGCTTTCCGGCTGGGAAACTGTCCTCCTTCAAGCTACAACTCTCTCCGAGTTCTCACTTTCCAGTATGGATTGGAGGACTGTCGAGCTGGTAGACTG GTGACCGATAAAGAGAGAGTTTACTGGAACTACCTGAAGTATGAAGCCCCTGGGATGGAGCAGCCACAGCTCAACACCCGCTTAGAATGTCGCTATACAGT gGATAAAGTACCTGTACCCTCGACAGCATTTCCGGTAATTGGTTTGCTGACTGGAGATGGTAACTTGCTCTTTTCCATGAAAATAATGACTG ATGACTGGACTGCTGAGAGGCCAAATTCTGTCTTCTTCCTGGGAGCTTCCATTAACCTGGAAGCATCTGTCATTGCCACATTCCATCAGGAACTCCGCCTCTATATGGAAGAATGTATCGCTACCCCAACCAGCTCACTGGCCAAATCTCCAGAGAATTATACCATCATCAACAACTATGG ATGTCTTATTGATGGAAAAACTGGAAATTCCAAGTACTTGCCCAGAAGTGATGGGTCACTCCTTCAATTTGTTGTGCAGGCATTTAAATTCCTCCATCTGGAAGATGCTGAT ATTTATATACACTGTAAAGCTCTAATATGGGACCCGAATCTGGATGCCAGTCAGTTAAACAAAGCCTGTTCATTTGACCAGCAAACTGAAAG TTGGCAGCTCTTGGATGCCCCATTGCAAAGTtccctgtgtgactgctgcaacacCATctgccagcctacccaatctcgccATAAACGAGCTGAAG AATTGAAAACTAGTATTAGTCACATAATTAAAGTTGGACCATTGAGAGTGCACAGTGTTCAATCTGGATCCAAAACTTCAGTCAAGATTCCAGGAG GAAAGCAAATAATGCTTCTGGCTACCCCACTGCTGGCTTGCTTTCTGGGGGTCCTGTTCCTATTCCTGTACAAATGGAAGATCCAGCATGTATACTAG
- the gal3st1a gene encoding galactosylceramide sulfotransferase isoform X8 translates to MVTDKERVYWNYLKYEAPGMEQPQLNTRLECRYTVDKVPVPSTAFPVIGLLTGDGNLLFSMKIMTDDWTAERPNSVFFLGASINLEASVIATFHQELRLYMEECIATPTSSLAKSPENYTIINNYGCLIDGKTGNSKYLPRSDGSLLQFVVQAFKFLHLEDADIYIHCKALIWDPNLDASQLNKACSFDQQTESWQLLDAPLQSSLCDCCNTICQPTQSRHKRAEELKTSISHIIKVGPLRVHSVQSGSKTSVKIPGGKQIMLLATPLLACFLGVLFLFLYKWKIQHVY, encoded by the exons GTGACCGATAAAGAGAGAGTTTACTGGAACTACCTGAAGTATGAAGCCCCTGGGATGGAGCAGCCACAGCTCAACACCCGCTTAGAATGTCGCTATACAGT gGATAAAGTACCTGTACCCTCGACAGCATTTCCGGTAATTGGTTTGCTGACTGGAGATGGTAACTTGCTCTTTTCCATGAAAATAATGACTG ATGACTGGACTGCTGAGAGGCCAAATTCTGTCTTCTTCCTGGGAGCTTCCATTAACCTGGAAGCATCTGTCATTGCCACATTCCATCAGGAACTCCGCCTCTATATGGAAGAATGTATCGCTACCCCAACCAGCTCACTGGCCAAATCTCCAGAGAATTATACCATCATCAACAACTATGG ATGTCTTATTGATGGAAAAACTGGAAATTCCAAGTACTTGCCCAGAAGTGATGGGTCACTCCTTCAATTTGTTGTGCAGGCATTTAAATTCCTCCATCTGGAAGATGCTGAT ATTTATATACACTGTAAAGCTCTAATATGGGACCCGAATCTGGATGCCAGTCAGTTAAACAAAGCCTGTTCATTTGACCAGCAAACTGAAAG TTGGCAGCTCTTGGATGCCCCATTGCAAAGTtccctgtgtgactgctgcaacacCATctgccagcctacccaatctcgccATAAACGAGCTGAAG AATTGAAAACTAGTATTAGTCACATAATTAAAGTTGGACCATTGAGAGTGCACAGTGTTCAATCTGGATCCAAAACTTCAGTCAAGATTCCAGGAG GAAAGCAAATAATGCTTCTGGCTACCCCACTGCTGGCTTGCTTTCTGGGGGTCCTGTTCCTATTCCTGTACAAATGGAAGATCCAGCATGTATACTAG
- the gal3st1a gene encoding galactosylceramide sulfotransferase isoform X7 produces the protein MDFFNSLDVSAFRLGNCPPSSYNSLRVLTFQYGLEDCRAGRLVTDKERVYWNYLKYEAPGMEQPQLNTRLECRYTVDKVPVPSTAFPVIGLLTGDGNLLFSMKIMTDDWTAERPNSVFFLGASINLEASVIATFHQELRLYMEECIATPTSSLAKSPENYTIINNYGCLIDGKTGNSKYLPRSDGSLLQFVVQAFKFLHLEDADIYIHCKALIWDPNLDASQLNKACSFDQQTESWQLLDAPLQSSLCDCCNTICQPTQSRHKRAEELKTSISHIIKVGPLRVHSVQSGSKTSVKIPGGKQIMLLATPLLACFLGVLFLFLYKWKIQHVY, from the exons ATGGATTTCTTCAATAGCCTTGATGTCTCAGCTTTCCGGCTGGGAAACTGTCCTCCTTCAAGCTACAACTCTCTCCGAGTTCTCACTTTCCAGTATGGATTGGAGGACTGTCGAGCTGGTAGACTG GTGACCGATAAAGAGAGAGTTTACTGGAACTACCTGAAGTATGAAGCCCCTGGGATGGAGCAGCCACAGCTCAACACCCGCTTAGAATGTCGCTATACAGT gGATAAAGTACCTGTACCCTCGACAGCATTTCCGGTAATTGGTTTGCTGACTGGAGATGGTAACTTGCTCTTTTCCATGAAAATAATGACTG ATGACTGGACTGCTGAGAGGCCAAATTCTGTCTTCTTCCTGGGAGCTTCCATTAACCTGGAAGCATCTGTCATTGCCACATTCCATCAGGAACTCCGCCTCTATATGGAAGAATGTATCGCTACCCCAACCAGCTCACTGGCCAAATCTCCAGAGAATTATACCATCATCAACAACTATGG ATGTCTTATTGATGGAAAAACTGGAAATTCCAAGTACTTGCCCAGAAGTGATGGGTCACTCCTTCAATTTGTTGTGCAGGCATTTAAATTCCTCCATCTGGAAGATGCTGAT ATTTATATACACTGTAAAGCTCTAATATGGGACCCGAATCTGGATGCCAGTCAGTTAAACAAAGCCTGTTCATTTGACCAGCAAACTGAAAG TTGGCAGCTCTTGGATGCCCCATTGCAAAGTtccctgtgtgactgctgcaacacCATctgccagcctacccaatctcgccATAAACGAGCTGAAG AATTGAAAACTAGTATTAGTCACATAATTAAAGTTGGACCATTGAGAGTGCACAGTGTTCAATCTGGATCCAAAACTTCAGTCAAGATTCCAGGAG GAAAGCAAATAATGCTTCTGGCTACCCCACTGCTGGCTTGCTTTCTGGGGGTCCTGTTCCTATTCCTGTACAAATGGAAGATCCAGCATGTATACTAG
- the gal3st1a gene encoding galactosylceramide sulfotransferase isoform X6, producing the protein MQRLLASSACRILQHGVIHSCSNSTLTVHVSMDFFNSLDVSAFRLGNCPPSSYNSLRVLTFQYGLEDCRAGRLVTDKERVYWNYLKYEAPGMEQPQLNTRLECRYTVDKVPVPSTAFPVIGLLTGDGNLLFSMKIMTDDWTAERPNSVFFLGASINLEASVIATFHQELRLYMEECIATPTSSLAKSPENYTIINNYGCLIDGKTGNSKYLPRSDGSLLQFVVQAFKFLHLEDADIYIHCKALIWDPNLDASQLNKACSFDQQTESWQLLDAPLQSSLCDCCNTICQPTQSRHKRAEELKTSISHIIKVGPLRVHSVQSGSKTSVKIPGGKQIMLLATPLLACFLGVLFLFLYKWKIQHVY; encoded by the exons TTCTTCAGCATGGGGTTATCCATTCCTGCAGTAATTCGACCCTGACTGTTCATGTATCGATGGATTTCTTCAATAGCCTTGATGTCTCAGCTTTCCGGCTGGGAAACTGTCCTCCTTCAAGCTACAACTCTCTCCGAGTTCTCACTTTCCAGTATGGATTGGAGGACTGTCGAGCTGGTAGACTG GTGACCGATAAAGAGAGAGTTTACTGGAACTACCTGAAGTATGAAGCCCCTGGGATGGAGCAGCCACAGCTCAACACCCGCTTAGAATGTCGCTATACAGT gGATAAAGTACCTGTACCCTCGACAGCATTTCCGGTAATTGGTTTGCTGACTGGAGATGGTAACTTGCTCTTTTCCATGAAAATAATGACTG ATGACTGGACTGCTGAGAGGCCAAATTCTGTCTTCTTCCTGGGAGCTTCCATTAACCTGGAAGCATCTGTCATTGCCACATTCCATCAGGAACTCCGCCTCTATATGGAAGAATGTATCGCTACCCCAACCAGCTCACTGGCCAAATCTCCAGAGAATTATACCATCATCAACAACTATGG ATGTCTTATTGATGGAAAAACTGGAAATTCCAAGTACTTGCCCAGAAGTGATGGGTCACTCCTTCAATTTGTTGTGCAGGCATTTAAATTCCTCCATCTGGAAGATGCTGAT ATTTATATACACTGTAAAGCTCTAATATGGGACCCGAATCTGGATGCCAGTCAGTTAAACAAAGCCTGTTCATTTGACCAGCAAACTGAAAG TTGGCAGCTCTTGGATGCCCCATTGCAAAGTtccctgtgtgactgctgcaacacCATctgccagcctacccaatctcgccATAAACGAGCTGAAG AATTGAAAACTAGTATTAGTCACATAATTAAAGTTGGACCATTGAGAGTGCACAGTGTTCAATCTGGATCCAAAACTTCAGTCAAGATTCCAGGAG GAAAGCAAATAATGCTTCTGGCTACCCCACTGCTGGCTTGCTTTCTGGGGGTCCTGTTCCTATTCCTGTACAAATGGAAGATCCAGCATGTATACTAG